The window GGGATTTTGGCAAGGCTCGGTTTTACAGAATTTTTCAGGCGGTACCTACAAAGGATGCAACGGTTATTGCTGCTTATGATGATGGGAGTCCCGCGCTCTTTGAGAAACCTTATGGAAACTTGGGGCGTGTACTCTGTTTTACCTCGACAATAGACAGGGAATGGAACGATCTGCCGATTCGCGCTGTCTATCTGCCGTTTCTGCATGAGACTATTAAGTATCTCGCGCTTAAGGATGTGGACGCTGCACCGAATTATCGGGTTGGTGATAGCGTTGAACTGAAGATCTCGGAAGATGAAAATGGCGATGCTGCGCGGAACACGGAAATCGCTGTGTTTAATCCAAACAACGTTGAGACTCGTTTGCAACGCAATGAGAATCTTACTGAAATTTCCTCGCAGGGCAGTGTTTTTTATGCTGACACCGCAATACCGGGCATCTACTCAGTCCATACATCTGGGACAGCCCCGTACTACTTTATTGTCAATGTTGACACAACTGAGTCCGACCTTGCGGCACGTGATGTAGAGGAACTAACAAGTATGCTGAAAGGGGCTGCGGACGAATTGGTTGAGGAGAAACCGACTGCAGAACTCATAGCACAATTTGAGGCGGATGTTGAGAAGAACCAAAATGTATGGGTCTATCTCATGTTAGCTGTTTTTGCGTTGGCAGTAACAGAGATGTTCTTTGCCAATCGCGTTTAGCAATTAGCCATCAGCGATCAGCAGTCAGAAAAGAAGTGTTTTGTAACGCTTGCGTCTCTGCTGAAGGTTTCCGATGGCTGATAGCCATTCCCGATTTTGTGATTTTGCGTAAGTTTTAGAAACATTTTTCGTTTATAGTAAAACCTCTAATTAATTGGGCACTCTCAAACAGTCTGAATACCTATAACAGGCATTCAGACTGGAAACCCAAACTAACAGTTTATGCTACAAAGATGTCCACTTATTTATGGGCTTCACTATAAGAGTCGCTTGTGCCGTTGTTGCAAGCTTAGGAAAACGGACTGCTATCAACACCGTTGAAACGAATCAGAAACCCGATTTTTTGACCAACAACTCGACTCCGAAGATAATATAGAAAGGCACGAGTTGATGATCACAACGGAAAAATGGGCGAGGAAACCCAATAATTAAAAATATGAACTTTGAAGCAAGTGCACCGATTGAGGTGCCGAAAATCGTATCTGATGAGCAGACACAGTCTTTTGTGGAAAATGGGTATCTTGTTGTACCGAATCTGCTCACCCTCGATGAAATAGAGGAGCTGCGGCAGGACACCGTCACGCTCGCGAAGGGCGGGCATCCGTGCGACACTCTAAAACCGATCCCTGATGATGTTAGCGATGCTGAGGCGATCAGCCGTATTCTCTGCATTCATCAACCGCATTTTGTCAGTCCAATCATTGAGAAGTACGTCAAGCACCCGAAAATCTGCGGTATTTTGAGCCAGATAGCTGCTGCGCATCTCCCGTATTGGGATGGAAGTGTTAAGTGCATGCAGTCCATGCTTTTTGTGAAACCGCCAAATTTTCAGGGGCAGGCGTGGCATCAGGACGAAATCTACATTCCGACGCGTGATCGTTCCTTAATTGGTGCTTGGATCGCGATGGATGATGCGACAGTCGAAAACGGGTGTTTATGGGTTCTTCCGGGTTCACATCGTCAAGGCTATCTCTATCCGCAGCGGTCTCATGAAAATCCAGATGAGTTTGATTTTGCAGAGGAAAGTTACGGTTTTGATGACACCGATGAGGTGCCGGTTGAAGTTAGAACGGGGACATTAGTTTTCTTCAATGGGTATCTGCTCCATCGGTCGCGCAAGAACCGTGGGGATACGTTTCGCAGGGTTTTGGTGAGCCATTACTGTAACGCGTGGTCGTTGTTGCCTTGGTCCCTTCGGGAAGGTGAGCGTCCAGCGAGTGCGGACCGGCGCTGCATTGTTCCTGTCTCTGGTGTTGATCCTTATGCGTGGAAAGGCTATGATCCACCACCGAAAAGCGTCTCTTTACGGACATGCAAAGCCGTTCAGCAAATGGAGGCATCAGATGCGAGTTGACGGTTTTTTAGAACTCAGGCAAGCGTTGGAGACAATGTTTTCACAAATTGAGGCAGGAGAGGATATATTGGCGCAATTGGAGCGAATCAACGAGTTGCA is drawn from Candidatus Poribacteria bacterium and contains these coding sequences:
- a CDS encoding phytanoyl-CoA dioxygenase family protein is translated as MNFEASAPIEVPKIVSDEQTQSFVENGYLVVPNLLTLDEIEELRQDTVTLAKGGHPCDTLKPIPDDVSDAEAISRILCIHQPHFVSPIIEKYVKHPKICGILSQIAAAHLPYWDGSVKCMQSMLFVKPPNFQGQAWHQDEIYIPTRDRSLIGAWIAMDDATVENGCLWVLPGSHRQGYLYPQRSHENPDEFDFAEESYGFDDTDEVPVEVRTGTLVFFNGYLLHRSRKNRGDTFRRVLVSHYCNAWSLLPWSLREGERPASADRRCIVPVSGVDPYAWKGYDPPPKSVSLRTCKAVQQMEASDAS